The sequence CCGAGGCGGCGGAACGAGGCACGCGGGGCGCAGTGGAGACCGTGGATGATCCTGCGGTCGAGATCGTCGTACATGGAGGAAGAGTCACACACAGAAGGCGTGGAACGGAGGTTTCTCCGCACCGGGCGGGATCGCACGCGGATTTGTCGGCCGCCTGGACGAAGCTGGTCCGCGCCCCCGCAGCAGCCGGTGCCCGCGCGGCACCCCGCAGTCGAAGGAACCACTCCGTGAACTCCGCAACGGTGCGACGCCCCGGGGCCGGACGAGGCGTCACGCTCGTCATGGCCTGCCTGGGCGTCTTCGTCGCCTACCTTCCCGTGACCACCGTGTCGGTGAGCCTGCCGGCGCTCCAGCGGGCGATGAACGCCTCGACCTCCCAGCTGTCCTGGGTGTCGGACGCCTTCGTGCTGCCGATGGCCGCGCTGATCCTCACCACCGGGGTGTGGGGCGATGTCCACGGCCGCAAGCGGGTGTTCCAGGCGGGCATGGCGTTCTGCGCGCTGGGCGCGGCCGTCTCGCTGGCCTCGGACTCGGTGCAGGCGCTCTGGATCGGGCAGGCGGCCTCCGGCCTGGGTGCTGCGGCGCTGCTGCCCACCACGCTGACCCTGATCAGCCATGCCGTCCCCGACCACCGGGAACGCGGCAGGTTCATCGCCCTGTGGGCGATGTCCATGCTGGCCTCGCTGGCCGTGGGGCCGCTGATCGCCGGGGTGCTGCAGGAGCACGTCGGGGTGCGCTGGATCTTCCTCCTGCCGATCCCGGTGTCCCTGGCCGTGCTGGTCGTCGCGGCCTTCCTGCTGCCCGACTCCCGCGCGCCGCAAGGCCGTCGGCTGGACTGGCCCGGGCAGATCACCGCGGCCGTCGCGGTCACCGCGGTCGTCTACGGCGTGATCGAGGGCGGCGCCGACGGCTTCGGTACGCCCCCGGTGGTGACGGCGCTGGTGCTCGGCGCCGTGAGCGCGGTCGCGTTCGTCGTGGTGGAGCGCCGCAGCAGCAGCCCGATGCTCGACCTGGCGCTGTTCCGCAGCCCCGCCTTCGCCGCCACCTCGCTGGTCGCCATGATCAGCTTCCTGGGGCTGATCGGCTTCTTCTTCGTGCTGAGCCTGTACTTCGGCCTCGTGCAGCACCTGAGCACGCTGGAGGCCGGACTGCGGCTGGTCCTGGTCTCCGGGACGTCCCTCGTCGTCGGCGTCCCCGTCGGACGGCTGATGCACCGGATCTCCGCCCGGGTCATGATCACCACCGGCCTGGTGGTGATGGCCGGCTCGCTGCTGTCGCTGACCGGTGTCGACGCCGGCACCTCCTACGGGTCCCTCGCCTGGCGCCTGGTCCTGCTCGGCCTGGGCGTGGGCACCGTGCTCACGCCGATGACGGCCTCCGCCGTCTCCGCCGTCCCGCACCACCTGGCCGGGATGGCGGCCGCCGGGAACAACGCCTTCCGCCAGGTCGGCGGCGCCCTCGGCCCGGCCGTGCTCGGCGCCCTGCTCACCACCCGCGCCCTGGACGCCCTGCCCGGCCGCCTCGCCGACGCCGCGGTACCGGCGGAGACCGGCGGCCACGTCCTCGCCGTCGCCCGGGAGCAGGGGCTCGGTGCCGTGGCCGGCCTCGATCTTGGTCCCGCGACCGGACCGGCTCTCTCCGCGCTGGGCGACTCCTTCCTCGACGGCCTCCGGCTCTGCCTGGTCGTCTCCGCCGCCCTGGCCCTGCTGGCCGCCCTGGTCTGCGCCGTGCTCCTGCGCCCGGCCGCGGCGGGCGCAGACCGTCGGTCCCCCACCGCGGGCGCCGCCGCCCCACCGCAGCGCACGGCCACCGCTCCCGCTGGTACCGAGGACGCGCCCGCCCAGGAGTTGCAGCGCACCCCATGACGGCCGGGGCGCCCGGCGTTCTGCCGGGCGCCTCGTGTCCGGACCGCCGGGCCGTGCCCACGGTCGCGACCGACGAGCGCACGGCCCGCCAGAACTCACGCCCACGGCAACCCGTCAGACGGCCACGAGCCGCACCCGGTCACCACAGAGCTTGGCCATGTCGTCGATGTCCGACGTCAACAGGACGACCGGTCGCGGCTGCCGCAGTGCCATCTCGGCCACCGCCGCGTCGATCGCGTACTTGTGGCCGTGCAGGCCTGCGGCGATGAGCATCGCGGAAGCCGCCCGAGCCTCCTCGTCGCCCACCTGCACGATCCGCACGCCGGACAGGATCCACCGGAGCCGGGCCTGGTCGGTTCGGCCGTGGACAGCTTCGATGATGGTCAGAGCACTGATCACCACCTCCATGCCCCGCTTCCGCGCCTCCGCGACCAGCGCGACGGCCGGTTCATGGTCGCCGAGCAGCTTGGAAAGACCCTCGGAGTCGAGCACCAGGGTGCCCTCGTGAGTCAGCTTGCGACGGGCCATCCGTCCTCCTCGGCGAACACCTCGTCGAAGACCTGCCGCGCTCGCTCCTGCTCCGTCGGCGAGATCGATCCCTTCCGACGCTCGTAGTCGGCCAGGTACTCGTCCAGAACCTGACCCCGCAGTTCCCGCTCGACGGCCGCGGTGATGAATGCCGAGAACTCGCGCTTGCCCACCCGCCGGCGGATGGCCTCGGCCGTACCTTCGGGCAGGGAGAGGCTGACCCTGGTGGCCGGCCCCTCGCCGATGCTGTAGGGCGTGTCAGTCATGACGCCCAGATTATCAAAGAAGTAGGAATGAAGGCCCCGGCCCGGACCGCCGCAGGCGGCCCGGGCCCGCGGCGGTCCGGCCGGTCAGCGGAAGGCGGCCAGGTTGTCGGTGAGCCACTGGCCGTAGGTGCGGGCCGGGTGGCCGGTCAGGAGCTCGACGGTGTCGTTCACCGGGGCGGGCCGGCCGGCGGTGGCGGCCATCAGGTCCAGCAGGGCGGCCACGAAGTCGGCGTCCATGAACCGGCCGAGCTGCTCCCGCACGACCGGGGCGGGCACCTCCTCGAAGCTCAGCTCGCGGCCCAGGGCCCGGCCGAGCGCCTCGACCTGTTCGGTCTGGGTGAGCGACTGTGGGCCCGTCAGATGGTGGACCAGGCCGAAGTGCTCGGGGCTGCCGAGCACGGCGGCGGCCGCCTCGGCGACGTCGCGCTCGTGCACCAGCGAGGCGGCGGCTGCGGCGTGCGGGCCGCGCAGCACGTCGCCGCCCGGCAACTGCATCGCCCAGGAGAGCGAGTTGATCGCCGGGAAGAACAGCCGCAGGAACGTCCGGTCAACGCCGGTCGCCGTGATCTCCCGCTCCACCCGGGCGTGGTAGGCGGCGATCACGTCGGGCTGCGGGTCCGCGCCGTCGACGACGGCCCCCGAGGACAGGAACACGATCTGCCGCACCCCGGACCGACGCACCTCCTCCAGCAGCGGCTGCACGTCCAGGCCGTAGGGCAGCACCAGGAACAGTTCCGTGACGCCGTCCAGCGCGGCCCCGAGGGTCTCCGGCCGGGTGAGGTCCCCGGGCACCACCTCGACGCCCTCGGGCAGTCCGGCCCGCTCCGGGGTGCGCGACAGCGCCCGCACCTTCCGTCCGGCGCCCGCCAGCACCTCCACCGTCTGCCGCCCGAAGTGCGCGGTCGCACCGATCACAAGAATCACGACGGATCCCTCCCCATCACCGTTCCGGTCACTTCCTTCGGAACAGACAGTAGAGGCCATCTAGGTCAGTTCTGGTCCTAGCTGGCGCCGACTCCACCACGGCCGGGCCACGCTGACGGGGTGTCGTGCATGCGACACTTCGGGAGAGCGGAGCCCGGAAGGAGAGGCGTGGGATCGTCGGAGCTGCTGATCGTGCTGGACCGGGGCAGTACGACGCCCCTGCAGCAGCAGGTGTGCGACGGGATCGCCGGGCTGGTCCGGTCGGGGCGGCTGCGGGCCGGGGAGGCCGTACCGGCCTCGCGGGAGCTGGCGGCCCAGCTCGGGGTGTCGCGCACGGTGGTCCTTCGGGCATACGAACTGCTGACCGCCAACGGTCTGCTGACGGCCCGGCGGGGCTCGGGGACCAGGGTGGCCGAGCGGGCCGCCGGGGAGGGGGCCGGGCCCGGTCCGACCCGGACGGCGCTCGCGCCGCAGCCGCCGCTCGCCACCGACGGCGGGGACGCGCTGTGGCAGCCGTGGGAACCCCCGCCGATGCAACAGGCCGGTGCGGGACTGGACTTCCGGCACGGGACCCCGGCGCTGGCCAACTTCCCGGTGTCGCGCTGGCGGCAGTCGATGCACGAGGCCTACGCGCGGGCGGACGTCGCCGCGCTCGGGTACGGGCCGGCCGAGGGCTCCGCCGCGCTGCGGGCGCAGATCGCCACCCTGGTCCGGCAGAGCCGGGCACTGGACGCCTCGCCCGACAGCATCCTGGTGACCAGCGGGGCCACCCAGGCGCTGGACATCCTGGCCCGGCTGCTGGTCGGCCCGGGCGACGTGGTGGTGATCGAGGACCCGAGCCACACCGTGCTGCGCCAGGTCTTCGGCTCCACCGCCGGCACCGTGGTGCCGGTGCCGGTGGACGAGGAGGGGCTGCGGGTCGCGGACATCGACGCCCGCGTCCGGGCGCACGGCCAGGACCCGGACCGGGTGCGGCTGGTCTACGTGACGCCCTCGCACCAGTTCCCGACCGGGTTCATCATGTCCGAGGCCCGGCGGCGGGCCCTGCTGGCCTGGGCGGCGCGGCGCGGGGCGACGGTGCTGGAGGACGACTACCACAACGAGTTCACCTTCGCGGCGGAGCGGCTGCCGGCCCTGGCCGCCGCCCGGCACCAGGGCACGGTGGTCTACGTCGGCAGCTTCAGCAAGACGCTCTTCCCGGCGCTGCGGATCGGCTACGCGATCCTGCCCCAGCGGCTGGTGCAGCCCTTCCTCGGCATCAAGTGGATCACCGACCGGCTGACCCCGACGGTCACCCAGGAGGCGCTGGCGCACTTCGTCGCCACCGGCGCCTACGCCCGGCACGTCAGCCGGATGACCCGGCTGTACCGGGAGCGCCGCCGCTCGCTGCTGGACGGCCTCTACACGCACTTCGGCGCCGAGGTGCGGATCTCCGGGGCGGCCGCCGGCCTGCACGTCCTGGTCGCCCTCACCGGGGCTCGCGGCGTCGGCGAGGACGAGATCGTCCGCCGGGCCGCGGCGCTCGGTGTCCGGGTGTACCCCGCCTCGGGGTACTTCGTGCGGGAGCCCCCGGCCGAACCCACCTTCCTGATGGGCTACGCGGCCCTGCCCGGCACCCGGATCGCCGAGGGCACGGCGCTGCTGGCCACAGCGGTCCGTGAGGCCACGGCGGTCCGGGAGGCGGGCAGGGGCGGCCGCGGCCGCCAACCGGCTCCGGGCGGCGGCGGCCGCTAACCGGCTCCGGGCGCGTCGGTGAACCGGGCCCGGCGGAAGCGGCGCCGCTGCGCGTAGGGGACGGTGCAGTCGAACACCGCCTTCGCGGTACGGCCGTCCGCCGACAGCAGGGGCGAGTAGGCGACCGACTGGGTCGGGTCGAGCGGGAAGCCCTCCCGGTCCGGCAGGACCAGCAGGTCCCGGTCGGCCTGCCACCGGGTGACCATCGCCCACCACAGGTCCTGGTCCGACTCCAGGTCCACGTCCTCGTCCACGGACAGCACCAGCTTGGCCATCCGGAACTCCTCCAGGACGGCCCGGGAGGCCTCCCGCACCAGCGCGTCGTCCTCGGCCGAGCGTTTGGCCGCCCACTGGAGCACGACCATCAGCTGTCCCCCGCCGGCGGTGTGGCAGTGCACCGCCCGGACGGGGGCGCCGCGGCGCCGCAGCACGGCCAGCACGGCCGCCTCCATCCCGAAGCCGAGCAGCACGGACTGCTCGTGGCCCGGGCCGGAGACGGCCTGGAGGATCGGGCCGCGCCGGGCGGTGATCCCGGTGATCCGGACGGTCGGCAGGGCCGGGTGGGCGGTGCCCTGGTAGCCGAGGAACTCCGGGGTGGCGGCGCTGCCCCTCGGGTTCTCCGGCATGGTGTCCGGCAGGAGTTCGCCCTCCAGCACGTACTCGGCGTGGGCGATGTACTCGGCGTCCACCGTGCGGCAGGGCAGCAGTTCCACCGGGGCGCCCGCGAGCGCCCCGGCGACCGCCAGTTCGTCCGTCCCGGTCGGGACGAGCGAGGTGGGGCAGCAGGAGGCGAGCAGCACGGCCGGGCCGAGGCCGAGGTGGATCGCCACCGGCAGCGGCCGCCCGGCGGCGAGCGAGTTGCGGTGGGCCTGCTCGAGGTCCCGCCCCGGCACCATCCAGATGGTGAGCAGGTCGGGGCCCTGGACGCACATCCGGTGGATCGACAGGTTGCGCACGCCGGTGGCCGGATCGGTGGCGAGGACGGCGCCGAGGGTCAGGTAGGGGCCGGCGTCCTCGTCGGTGAGCACCGGGACGGGCAGGGCGGTGAGGTCCGGCTTGCGGTCGCTGCGGGCCCACCGGTCGGGGTCGGCGGCGGGCACCGGGGGCAGTGGCGCGGCCACCGCGTCCAGCAGCCGGTGGGCCAGCTCGGCGGGGGTGGCGCCGAGCAGGGCGGCGGCCCGCCGCCGGGTCCCGTACAGGCCCATCAGTACGGCGCCGGGCCCCGGTTCCGCACCGTCCTCGGCCGTGACGGCGCCCTCCTGCGGCGCGATGCCCGAGGGCGTCACCTGCTCGAACAGGACGGCCGGGCCGGGGCCGGTGGGCGGCGCCGCCGGGGCGCCGGCCCACCGGGCGTAGCGGGAGGAGACCCCGAAGCGGGCCGGGACCTCCTCCCGGACCCGGACCAGTTCTCCTGGCATCAGGTCCAGCGCGGCCAGCGCCGCCCGCAGGTCGGCCGGGTGCCGACGGCTCATGGCCCGTCCCCGGCGGCGCCCCCGGAACCGGCCCCGGCGGCGGCCGAAGCGGCCCGGCGCTCCTCCAGGAGCACCATCTGCATCCGGGTCAGCTCGTCGATCAGCGTGCGGTAGGTGGCCTCGGCGATCCCCGGCGGCATGCCGTGCTCGTCCGCCAGGCCCCGGACCTTGGCGACGACCTGCTCGACCCGGCCCGGGGAGCGGACGGTCTCCTCGTCCCGCTTGAACCCGGTCAGTTCCCGCACCACGGCGGTGCGCTCCGCCAGCAGCGCGACGATCCGGCGGTCCAGCGCGTCGACGGAGAGCCGCAGTTCGTCGATCCGGGGATCGATCGCGGGCACCGACGGACCGGTCGCCGTACCGTCCGCCCCCGTGAGGTCGGCGCTCATGCGGTCGGCACCACCTTGTCGACGACGTACACGACGGTCGGCTCGCCCTCCGCGCCCTGCGAACGGTGCTTCTCGTCGTCCGGGATCACGAAGCCCATGCCGGGGCGGCACGGCACCGAACGGTCCTCGAAGTGGATGGTGAACTCGCCCTGCAGCACGTAGCCCTGGTGTCCGCGCAGGCACCACTCGTGCTCGTCGAAGCCGGCCGGCAGCTCCATCAGACGGACCCGCAGGCCCTGGGTGTAGGCGATCTTCACCCGGCCCTCGGCGCCCGGCTTCTGCCACTTCTCCCAGGGGATCAGGTCGAAGTCGACGCCGACCAGGACGGGGTCCCCGGTCTGGCTGCCGTGCTGGTCGCCGGTCTCGGTCTCGGTGGACATGGCACTCCTCAACAACACGTCGGAAATGGGGTATCGGTGGATCGGCGGATCGGCGGCGCTCCGGCCGGCCTGCCTCTCCGGTGCGGCCGGCCTGCCTCTCCGGTTCAGCTGGCCTGCTTCTCCGAAGAGGTCCGCTGCCCCGGCAGGACGACGCGCGGGGCGCGGGACACGCGCTCGTTGCGGTCGTCGAGCGGCAGCACGGGCCGGCCGTCGGCCGCGTGGCGGCGCAGCAGCAGGGACATGTCGATCATGCGGTGGAGCATCCGCTCCAGTGCCTCCAGGCCCTCGGCGTCCTGGAGCTGCGGCTGCGGCGAGGTGTTGCGCAGCAGCGCCGGGAAGCCGCTGCCGACCAGGATCATGCGGTTGAGCAGCAGGTTGTCGACCAGCTGGCTGTGCACCGCGGCGTCGCTGTACCGGCGCGAGACGACGATGATGCCGCCCACCTTGTTGGCCAGAGGGCGGTCGAAGCGCAGGAAGCCCACGCCGGCCCGTTCGATGAAGATCTGCATCAGATGGGCGGGACCGAAGCCGTGCACCGGGGTCGCGTAGACGATGGCGTCCGCCTGCTTCATCTGCTCGACGATCGCGGGCATGTCGTCGCGGAGTTCGCAGGGTTTGGTCCGCTGGTTGCAGTCGCCGCACGGGCTGCACGGCGAGATCCGGTGCTCGCGCAGGTGAACGGTCCGGAACTCGGCGCCCCGTTCCCGGACCAGGCGGCCGGCGTACTCCAACGCGAGGTCGGTGTTGCCGCCCGGTCGCTCGGAGCCGCAGATCCCGAGCACGATCGGAGTCGGAGTTGATCCTTGCACGTGGTTCCCCCCTCGTAGTCTGCCCCTACGGGGGCGGGCGGCCGGACGGGCCCGTGGTGCGAGGGCCCGTCCGGCTGTTCGCCCGCCTGTCACCGCTCAGTACTCGTCGGTCCTCGAGCCGGCTCGTCAGTCCTTGAGCTTTCCGGCGAAGTAGTCGGTGTACGCCTGCATGTCGAAGTGCCCGTGGCCGGACAGCGTGAACAGGATGGTGCGGGCCTCGCCGCTCTCCTTGCAGGCCAGCGCCTCGTCGATGGCCGCCCGCACCGCGTGGGTGGACTCCGGCGCCGGGACGATGCCCTCGTTGCGGGCGAACTGGACGCCGGCCTCGAAGCAGGCGGTCTGCGGGACGGCCCGCGCCTCCAGCAGGTCGAGGTCCTTCAGGGCGCTGATGATGGGCGC comes from Streptomyces sp. TLI_053 and encodes:
- a CDS encoding MFS transporter; translated protein: MACLGVFVAYLPVTTVSVSLPALQRAMNASTSQLSWVSDAFVLPMAALILTTGVWGDVHGRKRVFQAGMAFCALGAAVSLASDSVQALWIGQAASGLGAAALLPTTLTLISHAVPDHRERGRFIALWAMSMLASLAVGPLIAGVLQEHVGVRWIFLLPIPVSLAVLVVAAFLLPDSRAPQGRRLDWPGQITAAVAVTAVVYGVIEGGADGFGTPPVVTALVLGAVSAVAFVVVERRSSSPMLDLALFRSPAFAATSLVAMISFLGLIGFFFVLSLYFGLVQHLSTLEAGLRLVLVSGTSLVVGVPVGRLMHRISARVMITTGLVVMAGSLLSLTGVDAGTSYGSLAWRLVLLGLGVGTVLTPMTASAVSAVPHHLAGMAAAGNNAFRQVGGALGPAVLGALLTTRALDALPGRLADAAVPAETGGHVLAVAREQGLGAVAGLDLGPATGPALSALGDSFLDGLRLCLVVSAALALLAALVCAVLLRPAAAGADRRSPTAGAAAPPQRTATAPAGTEDAPAQELQRTP
- a CDS encoding PIN domain-containing protein, with protein sequence MARRKLTHEGTLVLDSEGLSKLLGDHEPAVALVAEARKRGMEVVISALTIIEAVHGRTDQARLRWILSGVRIVQVGDEEARAASAMLIAAGLHGHKYAIDAAVAEMALRQPRPVVLLTSDIDDMAKLCGDRVRLVAV
- a CDS encoding NmrA family NAD(P)-binding protein, translating into MILVIGATAHFGRQTVEVLAGAGRKVRALSRTPERAGLPEGVEVVPGDLTRPETLGAALDGVTELFLVLPYGLDVQPLLEEVRRSGVRQIVFLSSGAVVDGADPQPDVIAAYHARVEREITATGVDRTFLRLFFPAINSLSWAMQLPGGDVLRGPHAAAAASLVHERDVAEAAAAVLGSPEHFGLVHHLTGPQSLTQTEQVEALGRALGRELSFEEVPAPVVREQLGRFMDADFVAALLDLMAATAGRPAPVNDTVELLTGHPARTYGQWLTDNLAAFR
- a CDS encoding PLP-dependent aminotransferase family protein is translated as MGSSELLIVLDRGSTTPLQQQVCDGIAGLVRSGRLRAGEAVPASRELAAQLGVSRTVVLRAYELLTANGLLTARRGSGTRVAERAAGEGAGPGPTRTALAPQPPLATDGGDALWQPWEPPPMQQAGAGLDFRHGTPALANFPVSRWRQSMHEAYARADVAALGYGPAEGSAALRAQIATLVRQSRALDASPDSILVTSGATQALDILARLLVGPGDVVVIEDPSHTVLRQVFGSTAGTVVPVPVDEEGLRVADIDARVRAHGQDPDRVRLVYVTPSHQFPTGFIMSEARRRALLAWAARRGATVLEDDYHNEFTFAAERLPALAAARHQGTVVYVGSFSKTLFPALRIGYAILPQRLVQPFLGIKWITDRLTPTVTQEALAHFVATGAYARHVSRMTRLYRERRRSLLDGLYTHFGAEVRISGAAAGLHVLVALTGARGVGEDEIVRRAAALGVRVYPASGYFVREPPAEPTFLMGYAALPGTRIAEGTALLATAVREATAVREAGRGGRGRQPAPGGGGR
- a CDS encoding UbiD family decarboxylase, encoding MSRRHPADLRAALAALDLMPGELVRVREEVPARFGVSSRYARWAGAPAAPPTGPGPAVLFEQVTPSGIAPQEGAVTAEDGAEPGPGAVLMGLYGTRRRAAALLGATPAELAHRLLDAVAAPLPPVPAADPDRWARSDRKPDLTALPVPVLTDEDAGPYLTLGAVLATDPATGVRNLSIHRMCVQGPDLLTIWMVPGRDLEQAHRNSLAAGRPLPVAIHLGLGPAVLLASCCPTSLVPTGTDELAVAGALAGAPVELLPCRTVDAEYIAHAEYVLEGELLPDTMPENPRGSAATPEFLGYQGTAHPALPTVRITGITARRGPILQAVSGPGHEQSVLLGFGMEAAVLAVLRRRGAPVRAVHCHTAGGGQLMVVLQWAAKRSAEDDALVREASRAVLEEFRMAKLVLSVDEDVDLESDQDLWWAMVTRWQADRDLLVLPDREGFPLDPTQSVAYSPLLSADGRTAKAVFDCTVPYAQRRRFRRARFTDAPGAG
- a CDS encoding chorismate mutase → MSADLTGADGTATGPSVPAIDPRIDELRLSVDALDRRIVALLAERTAVVRELTGFKRDEETVRSPGRVEQVVAKVRGLADEHGMPPGIAEATYRTLIDELTRMQMVLLEERRAASAAAGAGSGGAAGDGP
- a CDS encoding AraC family ligand binding domain-containing protein, with the protein product MSTETETGDQHGSQTGDPVLVGVDFDLIPWEKWQKPGAEGRVKIAYTQGLRVRLMELPAGFDEHEWCLRGHQGYVLQGEFTIHFEDRSVPCRPGMGFVIPDDEKHRSQGAEGEPTVVYVVDKVVPTA
- a CDS encoding flavodoxin family protein, translating into MLGICGSERPGGNTDLALEYAGRLVRERGAEFRTVHLREHRISPCSPCGDCNQRTKPCELRDDMPAIVEQMKQADAIVYATPVHGFGPAHLMQIFIERAGVGFLRFDRPLANKVGGIIVVSRRYSDAAVHSQLVDNLLLNRMILVGSGFPALLRNTSPQPQLQDAEGLEALERMLHRMIDMSLLLRRHAADGRPVLPLDDRNERVSRAPRVVLPGQRTSSEKQAS